The Pseudomonadota bacterium genome segment TTGGTTCACTGGTGGCGGATTTTCACCGGAACCTGATCGCCGGAGGAATCTTTCTCTACCCGCGTGATAACAAAAATCCGAAAAAATCCACCGGGAAGCTGAGACTGCTTTATGAAGCGGCGCCTCTGGCGTTTATTGCCGAACAGGCCGGCGGCAGGGCGATTACCGATGACGGCAGGAGGATCATGGATATTCAGCCTGATTCACTCCACCAGCGGGTCCCGCTGGTCATCGGCAGTAAAAACGATGTTGAGATCGCCGAGGAGTTTTTCAACGGCAGCAGATAAAGACGTTGATGCTTAAGGGCATCTTTCAAAGGTTCTTTTATGGAATGGGGCAAGGATTACCGGCTGGGTCTTATCTGGCAGGACTTTCAGCACAAGGAACTGATCGACCGAATGGTTGAGCTTGAAAAGGCGATCCGGGAAGGTGCGGACAAGAACGACTTCTATGGGATGATCGGTTTTCTCGGCAACTACATCAACGATCATTTCGCCCTGGAAGAAGTGTACATGAAGAAATACAATTATCCCCATGCCCTGGAGCATATCAAACAGCACCGGAAGTTTTCCGAGGAGTTCAGGAAGTTCAAATCGGGCTGCATCTATCAGGAAAAGAAAACCTCGATCGAACTGTTTGACAAGTTGAGCTTATGGGTGTCGACCCACCTCCAGGTGATCGACAAGACGCTTGCGGAATTCCTGATCAAAAAAGGTCTCGAAAGTCCGAAGATTGTCTGAAGGCGGATTGCGCCTCTTTGCCGATTTGTCTTGTTTGCTAAGCTTTTTCCTTCATCTTCTCCCACGAGTCGCGCAGGGTGACGGTGCGGTTGAAAACAAGGTGGTCCGGTGTTGCATCCTTGCCGTCCAGGCAGAAATAGCCCGTGCGTTCGAACTGGTAGTTGACGTCTGCTGCCGCCCCTTTCAGAAATGGTTCGAGTTTGCAGCCGGAAAGTACTTTGAGTGAATCCGGGTTGAGCACATCGAGAAAATCCCGGTCTTTGGACTCAGGCGCTTCTTCGGTGAAAAGTCGGTCGTAAAGCCTGACCTCGGCGTCCACCGCATGACGGGCCGAGACCCAGTGGATGGTGCCTTTGATCTTGCGGCCGTCGGGAGTGTTGCCGCCCCGGGTCTCCGGATCATAGGTGCAGTGGATCGCCGTCAGATTGCCGTTGCTGTCCTTGACCACTTTTTCAAGCTGAACGACATAGGCGTACCGGAGGCGCACCTCCCGGTCCGGTGCAAGCCGGTGGAATTTCGCCGGGGCCTCCTCCATGAAGTCGGATTTTTCAATGTAGATCTCCCTGCAGAAAGGGACTTTTCGGTTGCCCATCTCTGGATTTTGCGGATGGTTCTGCGCCTCCATTTCTTCGACCTGATCTTCCGGATAATTGGTGATCACCACCTTGAGTGGTTCGAGCACCCCCATCACCCTTGGAGCCTTGTCGTTCAAGTCTTCGCGGATACAGTGTTCGAGAATGGCCATGTCGACCACCGAATCGCCTTTCGCGAGGCCGATCTTGTCGCAGAAGGACCGGATCGAGGCCGGGGTGTAGCCGCGTCGTCTGATCCCCGAGAGCGTCGGCATCCGCGGGTCGTCCCAGCCGCTGACGTGCCCGCCCTGGACCAGTTTCAGGAGTTTTCTCTTGCTGACCACGGTGTAGTTGAGGTTCAGGCGGGCAAACTCGATCTGCCTGGGGTGGCACGGGACCGGGGTATTGTCGCAGGTCCAGTCATAGAGAGGTCTGTGATCTTCAAACTCGAGGGTGCAGAGCGAGTGGGTGATATGCTCGAGAGCGTCCGAGATCGGGTGGGTATAGTCGTACATCGGGTAGATGCACCACTTGTCGCCGGTCCGGTGATGGGTGGCCCGGAGAATCCGGTAGAGGACCGGGTCACGCATGTTGATATTGCCCGAGGTCATGTCGATTTTTGCCCGTAATACCCGGCTGCCGTCGGGGAACTCCCCTGCGCGCATTTTGCGGAAAAGATCGAGGTTCTCTTCCGGCGATCTTTCCCGGTAGGGGCTGTTCCTGCCGGGTTCGGTCAGTGTTCCCCGATACTCCCGGATCTCTTCCGGGGTCAGGTCGCAGACGTAGGCCTTGCCCTCTTGAATGAGATGCTCCGCGAAAGCGTACAATTCGTCAAAATAGTCGGACGCGAAATAGAGATGTTCTCCCCAGTCGAATCCGAGCCAGCGGACGTTGTCCTTGATCGAATCGACATACTCCTGTTCTTCCTTGCTGGGATTGGTGTCATCGAAACGAAGGTGACAGCGGCTGTCGGCAAATTCGGTTGAGATGCCGAAATTCAGGCAGATCGACTTGGCGTGGCCGATGTGCAGATAACCGTTCGGCTCCGGCGGGAAACGGGTCACGATCCGTGTATGTTTTCCGGTGGCGATGTCCTGTTCGATGATCGCCCGGATGAAGTCTCTGGGTTTTGCTTCCGATGTCATATTTGTTCTCTTTTAGGGTGATAAATACTCTGCAGCTCGAAGTTTCACGCCGTTCGCTATCTGCCGCAGTATAAGTTACAGAATAGCATGGATGTTCTGACTCCCAAGAAGCCAGAAGTCAGAATCCAGAATCTGTTGGAATAACGATTATACTCTCTGGGTAAATGTTGTCCCCCGACTCCTGAATTCCGGCGTCAGATACTCCCGGATAGTCTTGTTAGTGGTATCTGGAAAAAGAAGTTTAAGAAGCAAGGGTCCTTAATATGGAGAAAACCCGGCAGAATACAACAATCTTTCTCCTGACTTCTGACTCCTGGCTCCTGAATTCTGTATTTAAAAATATTTCGGAGCGTCCCGCAGTCTTTTGACCACAATCTCCTTGCCGAACAACTCAAAGAGCTCAAACATGCTGGGCCCTTTGATCTGTCCGGTGATCACTGCCCGGGCGCCGTTGATCGGAATGCCGACCTTCACTTCTTTCTCTGCACAGAACTCTCGGGCGACCCGCTCCGTTTCATCCTTGGTGAAATCTGGGAGTTCCGCGAAGCGGTCGGCGAGTTCCGGCAGCCACTGCGCAAGCTCCGGCTGTTTCAGCAGATTCTTTTCCAGCGCGCCCTCATCGACCGGGAAATCGTCGGAAAAATAGGCCCTGCCGGCCGAAGAGAAATCCTTCAGGGTGTGGAAACGGTCCCGGATCATCTCGATGGTCTTTAAAAACCAGTCGCGCCGGTTCGCATTGTATGCCTCATCCCACAATCCTTCGGCCGCAAGCTCTTTCCGTACCATTCCGGCCAGCTCTTCCACCGGCATGGTCCGCAGATAATGGGCGTTGATGCTGATCGCCTTCGGATCGGTGAAGAACTTCGGATCGTCCTTGCGGTGATTGAAGATGGAGCTTGCTTTATTGATCTTTTCCAGGGTGAACGCCTCGATCAGCTCCTCTCTGGAAAAAATCTCCCGGTCATCGCCGGGGGACCAGCCGAGAAGAACCAGGAAATTGGCCAGCGCCCAGGGCAGAAAGCCGTTGCTTTTGTAAAATTGTACGGCGACCACCTCGCCGTGACTCCTCTTGGAGATCTTGGCGCCTTTGATATCCATGGTCAACGGCATGTGGGCGAAAACCGGAACCGGCGCGCCAAGCGCTTCATAGAGCAGAATCTGGCGGTTGGTATTGTCCTTGTGGTCCTGGCCGCGGATGATGTGGGTGATTCGGTCTCTGATATCGTCAACCACATTGCAGAGCAGATAGAGCGGCTTGCCATTGGAGCGGACGATGACAAAATCGGAGATTTCGCTGTAGGCCTGTTCGATGCGACCCAGGACCTTGTCATCGTAACCGACGGCGCCGCTTCGCTCCGGGACTTTAAACCTGACCACCGAAGGAATTCCGGCCGCCTCTTTTTCGGCCACCTGCCCGGGGGTGAGATTACGGCAGGCGC includes the following:
- a CDS encoding hemerythrin family protein, coding for MEWGKDYRLGLIWQDFQHKELIDRMVELEKAIREGADKNDFYGMIGFLGNYINDHFALEEVYMKKYNYPHALEHIKQHRKFSEEFRKFKSGCIYQEKKTSIELFDKLSLWVSTHLQVIDKTLAEFLIKKGLESPKIV
- a CDS encoding glutamine--tRNA ligase/YqeY domain fusion protein — its product is MTSEAKPRDFIRAIIEQDIATGKHTRIVTRFPPEPNGYLHIGHAKSICLNFGISTEFADSRCHLRFDDTNPSKEEQEYVDSIKDNVRWLGFDWGEHLYFASDYFDELYAFAEHLIQEGKAYVCDLTPEEIREYRGTLTEPGRNSPYRERSPEENLDLFRKMRAGEFPDGSRVLRAKIDMTSGNINMRDPVLYRILRATHHRTGDKWCIYPMYDYTHPISDALEHITHSLCTLEFEDHRPLYDWTCDNTPVPCHPRQIEFARLNLNYTVVSKRKLLKLVQGGHVSGWDDPRMPTLSGIRRRGYTPASIRSFCDKIGLAKGDSVVDMAILEHCIREDLNDKAPRVMGVLEPLKVVITNYPEDQVEEMEAQNHPQNPEMGNRKVPFCREIYIEKSDFMEEAPAKFHRLAPDREVRLRYAYVVQLEKVVKDSNGNLTAIHCTYDPETRGGNTPDGRKIKGTIHWVSARHAVDAEVRLYDRLFTEEAPESKDRDFLDVLNPDSLKVLSGCKLEPFLKGAAADVNYQFERTGYFCLDGKDATPDHLVFNRTVTLRDSWEKMKEKA
- a CDS encoding glutamate--tRNA ligase, whose product is MSEVRVRFPPSPTGYLHIGGARTAIYNWLFAKKHNGKLILRIEDTDTERSTQGSIDGIIEGLEWLGIDWDEGPYFQTDFAADHVAAANRLMAEGHAYKCFCTKEDLDAKREAALAAKQPVRYDGACRNLTPGQVAEKEAAGIPSVVRFKVPERSGAVGYDDKVLGRIEQAYSEISDFVIVRSNGKPLYLLCNVVDDIRDRITHIIRGQDHKDNTNRQILLYEALGAPVPVFAHMPLTMDIKGAKISKRSHGEVVAVQFYKSNGFLPWALANFLVLLGWSPGDDREIFSREELIEAFTLEKINKASSIFNHRKDDPKFFTDPKAISINAHYLRTMPVEELAGMVRKELAAEGLWDEAYNANRRDWFLKTIEMIRDRFHTLKDFSSAGRAYFSDDFPVDEGALEKNLLKQPELAQWLPELADRFAELPDFTKDETERVAREFCAEKEVKVGIPINGARAVITGQIKGPSMFELFELFGKEIVVKRLRDAPKYF